A stretch of the Arthrobacter sp. PAMC 25486 genome encodes the following:
- a CDS encoding aldose 1-epimerase family protein, whose protein sequence is MTTPDAPAGHSAATGQQFTLQRGSAHAIVTSLAAGLRQYERDGVALVESYPEGQVAPGAAGITLAPFANRVDGGLWHLEGEPQQLDITEVPLNNAIHGLLRNTGYHVLEQGEARVLLEAVIHPQHGYPFLMRHQVRYELDTEGHLRVAQTLINDSAARAPFVLGAHPYFTLGDVAPEDLRIQLNGASALQADERMIPTATVPVDGRFDLRAGKPVPDSLMDTAFTDLLMHDGEGQHTLSAPDGRSVSLWHDDSVSYVHVYITDTFPGRSLAVAMEPMTGPANAFNSGDGLRWLESGASFTMNWGIQATL, encoded by the coding sequence ATGACCACTCCTGACGCCCCCGCGGGGCACTCCGCGGCCACCGGACAACAGTTCACCTTGCAGCGCGGCAGTGCGCACGCGATCGTCACCTCGCTTGCCGCGGGACTGCGCCAGTATGAACGGGACGGTGTTGCGCTGGTTGAGTCCTACCCGGAGGGCCAGGTTGCCCCGGGTGCTGCCGGCATCACCCTCGCCCCGTTCGCCAACCGCGTGGATGGCGGGCTCTGGCACCTTGAGGGCGAACCCCAACAGCTGGACATCACCGAAGTTCCACTCAACAACGCCATCCACGGGCTGTTGCGCAACACCGGCTACCACGTGCTGGAGCAGGGCGAAGCGCGGGTGTTGCTGGAGGCTGTCATCCATCCGCAGCACGGCTACCCCTTCCTCATGCGCCACCAGGTCCGCTACGAGCTGGATACCGAAGGGCACCTGCGCGTGGCCCAGACACTCATCAACGACTCCGCCGCCCGCGCCCCCTTCGTCCTCGGCGCGCACCCCTACTTCACCCTCGGGGACGTGGCGCCGGAAGACCTGCGCATCCAGCTCAACGGCGCCAGCGCCCTGCAAGCCGATGAGCGGATGATCCCCACAGCCACCGTCCCCGTCGACGGCCGCTTTGACCTGCGCGCCGGCAAGCCCGTCCCCGACTCGCTCATGGACACCGCCTTCACTGACCTGTTGATGCACGACGGCGAGGGGCAGCACACGTTGTCGGCACCCGACGGGCGCAGCGTCAGCCTGTGGCACGACGACAGCGTCAGCTATGTCCACGTCTACATCACGGACACGTTCCCGGGCCGTTCCCTGGCGGTCGCCATGGAACCCATGACGGGACCGGCGAATGCCTTCAACTCCGGCGACGGGCTGCGCTGGCTGGAGTCCGGAGCCTCCTTCACCATGAATTGG